In Hevea brasiliensis isolate MT/VB/25A 57/8 chromosome 13, ASM3005281v1, whole genome shotgun sequence, a single genomic region encodes these proteins:
- the LOC110655190 gene encoding ankyrin repeat-containing protein ITN1, whose translation MAATNTSSSLAGLIVNEKRTEANFDSWKECLKNYLIGQGLLGVVTGEDVEPKRTDSNYKDWEKKNALALHAIQISCDEHTFSNLVMKEPTKVNSAKFVWNVLAERQSKVLRYPEEETSSILQHNDLYMAVENDDWTTVKWLLSLNPNDVRAKITMIGQTALHVAVSAGRLEIVKELVKLMSKEDLELKNNFGNTAFALAAMNGSTDMAMIMLKKNKDLVKIKNNYNSQIPVVTASLYSNREIVGFLLDKTPIEVLSPHENDKNGATLLNCLIADEIYDLALDLLKRYPRLAFIEDIHKNYTITLLANKHSAFLSGSKLGFWKRRIYSSIYVNCEENEMPSQEASDEENVYRPPRQDSSDKRIIIPQASSLRGLKLKHAKAKQLLRLIFKEMPRLSNAELKKIGLHQVIYDAIKCGLVEFIEELISCNPDIIWWADQKGRTLFSYAIILRQEKIFSLIYELRSKMHTIVIWRDVFNNNFLHLAAKLPPSSQLDRVPGAALQMQTELQWFKEIEKMVPSKYKERVNENGETPSALFTKEHSKLVKEGESWIKSTVAQCMVVAILVATAIVTSTFQFPGGVDNSGFPLLSSYGPFLVFSISNALSLFSASTSVLIFLGILASRYAEEDFLESLPRKLIFGLSTLFFSTLTMMIAFGCSIFIFEQKKSSWLAIPLSILSFIPIAFFTYVLFPLLFRMVINKRKGYSFFDKSKEQLRVRKIA comes from the exons ATGGCAGCAACAAATACAAGTTCATCATTGGCTGGATTAATTGTGAATGAAAAAAGAACAGAAGCCAATTTTGATAGTTGGAAGGAATGCTTGAAAAACTACTTAATTGGGCAAGGCTTATTGGGTGTTGTAACTGGAGAAGATGTTGAACCTAAAAGAACAGATAGCAACTACAAGGATTGGGAGAAGAAGAATGCCTTAGCTTTACATGCAATACAAATTTCATGTGACGAACATACATTTTCAAATTTGGTGATGAAGGAACCAACCAAAGTTAACTCAGCCAAATTTGTGTGGAATGTCTTGGCTGAAAGGCAGAGTAAAGTCCTGCGTTATCCTGAGGAAG AAACATCAAGCATCCTTCAACACAACGACCTGTACATGGCTGTGGAGAATGATGATTGGACTACAGTAAAATGGTTGTTGTCACTAAACCCTAATGATGTAAGAGCAAAAATAACAATGATTGGCCAAACTGCCCTTCATGTTGCTGTTTCAGCTGGAAGATTAGAGATTGTGAAAGAGCTGGTCAAACTAATGTCCAAAGAAGATTTGGAGCTGAAAAACAATTTTGGTAACACAGCCTTTGCTCTTGCTGCCATGAATGGATCCACAGACATGGCAATGATCATGTTGAAAAAGAATAAAGATttggttaaaattaaaaataactacaACAGCCAAATTCCAGTTGTTACTGCTTCCTTGTACAGTAATAGAGAGATTGTTGGCTTCCTTTTAGATAAGACTCCCATTGAAGTTCTTTCTCCACATGAAAATGACAAGAATGGTGCCACACTCCTAAATTGTTTGATTGCTGATGAAATCTATG ATTTGGCACTAGATCTTCTTAAAAGGTACCCAAGACTTGCTTTTATTGAGGATATTCATAAGAACTACACAATCACATTGTTGGCTAATAAACATTCAGCATTTTTAAGCGGAAGCAAGCTTGGATTTTGGAAGCGACGGATCTACTCAA GTATTTACGTcaattgtgaagaaaatgaaatgCCTTCTCAAGAGGCAAGTGATGAGGAGAATGTCTACAGGCCCCCTAGGCAAGACTCAAGTGACAAGAGAATCATAATACCACAAG CTAGCAGCTTAAGAGGTTTAAAGTTGAAACATGCCAAAGCTAAACAACTGCTCAGATTGATATTCAAGGAAATGCCAAGATTAAGCAATGCAGAGCTTAAGAAAATTGGGTTGCATCAAGTAATCTATGATGCCATCAAGTGTGGTTTAGTTGAATTTATTGAAGAGCTAATCTCATGTAATCCTGACATAATATGGTGGGCTGATCAAAAGGGAAGAACACTATTTTCTTATGCAATCATACTTCGCCAAGAAAAAATCTTCAGCCTAATTTACGAATTGCGTTCAAAGATGCACACAATAGTGATTTGGCGTGATGTTTTTAACAACAATTTTTTGCATTTGGCCGCCAAGTTGCCACCTTCCTCTCAACTTGATCGAGTCCCTGGTGCAGCTTTACAAATGCAAACAGAACTACAATGGTTTAAG GAGATAGAGAAGATGGTACCATCAAAGTACAAGGAGCGAGTGAATGAAAATGGAGAAACACCTAGTGCTTTATTTACCAAGGAGCATAGTAAGTTGGTGAAAGAAGGTGAGAGCTGGATAAAGAGTACAGTAGCACAATGTATGGTTGTAGCCATTCTTGTTGCTACTGCCATAGTTacatcaacatttcaatttcctgGTGGAGTTGACAACAGTGGGTTTCCTCTTTTATCAAGCTATGGTCCATTCTTGGTATTCTCTATTTCAAATGCATTATCATTATTCTCTGCGAGTACTTCCGTTCTAATATTCCTTGGAATTCTTGCATCACGTTATGCAGAGGAAGATTTTCTTGAATCCTTGCCCAGAAAATTGATATTTGGTCTTTCCACTCTTTTCTTCTCTACATTAACCATGATGATAGCCTTTGGTTGTAGCATTTTTATCTTCGAACAAAAGAAATCATCTTGGCTGGCTATTCCACTCAGTATTCTTTCCTTCATACCCATTGCTTTCTTCACATATGTTCTGTTTCCTCTCCTCTTTCGAATGGTCATTAACAAACGCAAAGGTTATAGCTTCTTTGACAAATCCAAAGAGCAATTACGTGTAAGGAAAATTGCATGA